The Trueperaceae bacterium genomic interval GGGAATGGACGAGGCGGCGCTCATGGCGCACCTGCGGTCGCTTGCCGCCAAGAACAGTTCCGGCGGCCCGGACTTCCTTGGCGGCGGTGCGCGGCGGCACTTCATGCCGTCCGTGACCGCCCACCTCGCCATGCAGAGCGAGTTCGTCACCGCCTACACCCCGTACCAGCCCGAGGTGGCGCAGGGCCTCCTGCAGGCGACGTTCGAGTACCAGACCATGATGGCGGAGTTGACGGGGCTGCCGGTCAGCAACGCCAGCATGTACGACGGCGCCAGCGCCGTGGCCGAGGCCGTGCTGCTCGCCATCCGCCAGACGGGTCGCGACCGCGTGGTCATCAGCCGCGGCGTGCACCCGGAGACCCGGGCGGTGGTGGCCACCTACCTGACCGCCCTCGACGCGGTCGTCGACGTGGTCGACCTCGACCCGCACGCCACCTCCGTCCCCGACCTCGGCGCCGACGTGGCGTGCGTGGTGGCGCAGCAACCCAACTTCCTCGGCTACCTGGAGGACATGGCGTCGCTCACCGCCGCCGCCCACGCGGCGGGCGCGTTGATGGTGGCGGCCGTCGACCCTCTCAGCCTGGCGGTCCTCGCGCCGCCGGGCGAGTACGGCGCCGACATCGCCGCCGGCGACGGGCAGACGCTCGGCAACGCGGTCAACTTCGGCGGGCCGGCCTTCGGGTTCATGGTCGTGGGCGAGGAACTCATCCGCCAGTTCCCCGGGCGGCTCGTCGGTCAGACTGTCGACGTGGACGGCAAACGCGCCTTCGTGCTCACCCTGCAGGCGCGGGAGCAGCACATCCGCCGCTCGAAGGCGAAGTCGAACATCTGCTCCAACCACCAGCTCACCGCCGTCATGGCTGCCATCAACGTCGCCGCTCTCGGCCCGGAGGGACTCAGGGACCTGGCCCTCGGGTCCGTCGCCAACGCCCACGAGCTCGCGGGCGCCCTCAGGGCGGCGGGCTTCGAACCGGAGGACGGTCGGCGCTACTTCAACGAGTTCGTGTTGAGGGTCCGCGCCGAGCCGGCCGCGCTGCGAAGCGCGCTGGCAGCTCACGGCGTGCACGCCGGGGTCGCGGTGCCGGCCGAGTACGGCTTCGGGAACGCCGTCTTGCTCAGCGCCACCGAGCGCGTCACGCCCGCGGACGTGGCCGCCCTCGTGGCGGCCCTTACGGCGTGCGGCGAGGGTCCCGCCGCCGCCGGCGCGGGCGCGCGCCTGGAGGCGAGCGTCCATGGCTGACGGCGCGCAGGCCACCCCGGCACCCCTCCACCCGCAGCTCCCGCTGGTGTTCGAGCGTTCGCGCGCCGGTCGACGCGCCGCCCAGCCGCCGCGCCCCGCGCCCGTGGACGCCGCCGCTCTGCTCGGCGAGGAGAACCTGCGGCGCTCGCCGCCGCGTCTGCCCGAGGTCAGCGAGCTCGACCTGGTGCGGCACTACACTCAGCTGGCGCACCGGCAGATGAGCATAGACGCCAACATCTACCCGCTGGGCAGCTGCACCATGAAGTACAACCCGAAGGTGAACGAGGAGGCCGCCAAGCTCTTCGAGGACCTGCACCCGTACCAGGCCCCCGAGACCGTGCAGGGGGCGCTAGAGCTCCTCCACGGCCTGCAGTGCGACCTGGCGGCCATCACGGGCATGGACGCCGTGAGCCTCCAGCCCGCCGCCGGCGCTCACGGCGAGCTGGCGGGCATCCTGATGATTCGGGCCTACCACCGGGCGCGCGGCGAGGGGGAGCAGCGCCGCGTGGTGCTCGTCCCGGACGGCGCTCACGGCACGAACCCCGCCACGGCCGCCATGGCCGGTTACGACGTCGTCGAGGTGCCGACCGGACCGGACGGCGAGGTCGACCTGGCCGCGTTCGAGGCGCGCCTCGACCGCACCGTGGCCGCCGTCATGCTCACCAACCCCAACACGCTCGGGCTGTTCGAGCGGCGCATCCTCGACATCGCGGCCGCCGCGCACGCGGTGGGGGCTCAGCTCTACTACGACGGCGCCAACCTCAACGCCATCGTGGGCCGCGTTCGCCCCGGCGACATGGGCTTCGACGTCGTCCACCTGAACCTGCACAAGACGTTCACCACGCCGCACGGCGGCGGGGGCCCCGGCACCGGTCCCGTCGGCGTGAAGGCGCACCTGGCGGAGTTCCTGCCCAGCCCGGTGGTGGCGCGTTCCGACGACGGCACCTTCCGCCTCGACCACGACGTCCCTCGCTCCATCGGGCGGATGCGGTCCTTCTACGGCAACTTCGGCAACCTCGTGCGCGCCTACACGTACATCCGTGCGCTGGGCCGCGAGGGGCTGCGTGAGGTGAGCGGCTACGCCGTGCTCAACGCCAACTACCTGCGCGTGAAGCTGAAGGAGCTGGGCTTCACCGTGCCGTTCGACCGCGTCAACATGCACGAGTTCGTGGCGCAGCCGCCCGCCGGCTTGCGCACCCTGGACATCGCCAAGGCGCAGCTCGACTACGGCATGCACCCCGCCACCGTCTACTTCCCGCTCATCGTCAAGGAGGCGCTCATGGTGGAGCCGACCGAGACGGAGAGCCTCGAGTCGCTCGACGCCTACGTCGAGGCGCTGGCCGAGATCCTGGCGCGAGCGGCGCAGGATCCCGCCTTCCTGAGCGGCGCGCCGTACCACACGCCCGTGCGCCGGCTCGACGAGGTGCGCGCGGCGCGCCAGCCGGTCCTCAAGTACGGCTTCCCCGCGGAGTGAGGCGATGAGGCGCGGCCCGTCCGGCCGCGTCATCGCCGGCCCCGGACCTGAGGGTCCGGGGCCGCTCCGTCATGCCGACGGGTGCCGGCGCCGCCCTACCCGGTCACGCGGGGCGTGGCCCGGGCGCGACGTGCGCAGGTGTCAGCCGGCGCAGGAGCCGTCGGTCGGGGCGGGAGCGCCGTCGGTCCTGAAGCTGTGGCCGCAGCCGCACTCGCTCGAGGCGTTGGGGTTGGAGACGTTGAACCCGCCGCCCATCATGTTCTCGACGTAGTCGACCCGCGAGCCCCGCAGGAGGGGCCAGCTCCGCTCGTCCACCACGAGCCGCACCCCCTCGACCTCGAAGACGCGGTCGCCGGCGAGGTGCTTGTCGTCGATCTGCATGCCGTACTGGTAGCCGCTGCAGCCGCCCGACTTCACGAACACGCGGATGGCGGCGCCCTCCTTGCCGCTCCCGCGGAGCAACTGGCCTGCCTTCTCCGCTCCGGCCGGCGTGAAGGTCATGCGGTCGGTGTCCGATATCGACTCTTGCATGTGGCGCAGGATACCGCGGCGGCGCCTAGGGGCGTGCCGGGGGCGCTACGCGCGGTGGCGG includes:
- the gcvPA gene encoding aminomethyl-transferring glycine dehydrogenase subunit GcvPA; translation: MRYIPHTAEDVARALAKVGAPSIDSLFADLPEALRDPPIDIPAGMDEAALMAHLRSLAAKNSSGGPDFLGGGARRHFMPSVTAHLAMQSEFVTAYTPYQPEVAQGLLQATFEYQTMMAELTGLPVSNASMYDGASAVAEAVLLAIRQTGRDRVVISRGVHPETRAVVATYLTALDAVVDVVDLDPHATSVPDLGADVACVVAQQPNFLGYLEDMASLTAAAHAAGALMVAAVDPLSLAVLAPPGEYGADIAAGDGQTLGNAVNFGGPAFGFMVVGEELIRQFPGRLVGQTVDVDGKRAFVLTLQAREQHIRRSKAKSNICSNHQLTAVMAAINVAALGPEGLRDLALGSVANAHELAGALRAAGFEPEDGRRYFNEFVLRVRAEPAALRSALAAHGVHAGVAVPAEYGFGNAVLLSATERVTPADVAALVAALTACGEGPAAAGAGARLEASVHG
- the gcvPB gene encoding aminomethyl-transferring glycine dehydrogenase subunit GcvPB, translating into MADGAQATPAPLHPQLPLVFERSRAGRRAAQPPRPAPVDAAALLGEENLRRSPPRLPEVSELDLVRHYTQLAHRQMSIDANIYPLGSCTMKYNPKVNEEAAKLFEDLHPYQAPETVQGALELLHGLQCDLAAITGMDAVSLQPAAGAHGELAGILMIRAYHRARGEGEQRRVVLVPDGAHGTNPATAAMAGYDVVEVPTGPDGEVDLAAFEARLDRTVAAVMLTNPNTLGLFERRILDIAAAAHAVGAQLYYDGANLNAIVGRVRPGDMGFDVVHLNLHKTFTTPHGGGGPGTGPVGVKAHLAEFLPSPVVARSDDGTFRLDHDVPRSIGRMRSFYGNFGNLVRAYTYIRALGREGLREVSGYAVLNANYLRVKLKELGFTVPFDRVNMHEFVAQPPAGLRTLDIAKAQLDYGMHPATVYFPLIVKEALMVEPTETESLESLDAYVEALAEILARAAQDPAFLSGAPYHTPVRRLDEVRAARQPVLKYGFPAE
- a CDS encoding iron-sulfur cluster assembly accessory protein is translated as MQESISDTDRMTFTPAGAEKAGQLLRGSGKEGAAIRVFVKSGGCSGYQYGMQIDDKHLAGDRVFEVEGVRLVVDERSWPLLRGSRVDYVENMMGGGFNVSNPNASSECGCGHSFRTDGAPAPTDGSCAG